GTGATGTTTGTCACCAAAATCATGGCGAAATTTTATACTATTGTGATTAAGGAGTATGGTATGTCTAAAGACACCTACCAAACAAGGGGCTTGTTTAATACAAATGTGTGCAAGCCCTTAATAATACTTACAAACAATGTATGGTAGTAAAAATCTATTATTTTATGTAAGTGTGTCCAAATAATCTATTATTTTATTGAAAAAGATTAATAAATATCGATTTTCTAATTTGTATTGATAAAATGTTGATCAAATCTATTGATGACTGTGAATATTTCCAAACTTCTGATCAAACTACTCTCTGTGAGCTACTGCATCCGAAAAATGAAAAGATAAAAATGGGCTGCAGCATCGCCTATGCCCTATTAAACAAGGGTGAAGCATCCTTACCGCATGAATTGAAAACTTCTGTGGAAATATATTACATTTTAGAAGGGAAAGGTGTAATGCACATTGATAAAGAGTCTGAAGAAGTTAAGAAGGGTGATGCAATCTATATACCACCTGGATCTGTGCAGTGGATAAAAAACAATGGAAAATCATTATTGAAGTTTTTATGCGTGGTAACACCACCTTGGAAAGAAGAAGACGAGTATTTATGTGATTGAAATATTTTAAACTAGTAAATTACCATAACACATAAATAACTGAACTTTTTAGATGCTACTTCTTTTACAGTTCCCTTAAAAACTCTCTCATCAGGATAGCTGAGCCTTTCACAAACTGCAATTTTCCTCCCCGGGTTCATACCATTTTCAAGTAGGAATTGAGCTAATTTTTCAACCCTGAAATCTGGTAAAACTATGGTAACTTTTCCATTTTCTAAAAAATCCAATATGACATCAGAATTGCCTTTACCATGAAGTGTTAAAAGGTTTGCTTCATCCCATGGCACTTGTAACTTGGCTGCAGCCAGTTGCAGGGAACTGATACCTGGAATTACTTCAAGGTCCAGATCATCCCTTAACTTGAGTATAGGCTTCAAAACCCCGGAAAATCCAGGATCCCCCGTGGAGAGAATTGCAACATTTTTACCCCCATCCACCAGTGAAACTGATTTTTCCATCATTTCATCCATATTCTTTGCCCGGAGCACCAAAACTTCCCCATGAAAATCGGGAAATAGGTCCAGAGCTCTTTGACTTCCCACGAGAACATCAACAAATTTTGTAGCCTGAACTGCTGCTACTGTTAGATAATCACTGGATCCTGGTCCGGTTCCAATTAGGTAAAGTTTTGCCATGTAACATGCTCCTGAATTAACAGTAAATTTACCAATAGTAAATCTGCTTTTTGTTATCTTAATTTTTCATTTATCTATAAAATCTTTAATAAGTTTGGATGTGAAAAGACTAGTAGTGATTATCATGCTCCAGATTGCAGTTACCGGAAAGCCCAATGTGGGCAAATCATCTTTTTTCAATGCAGCCACCCTATCAGAAGCAGAAGTGGCTGGTTACCCATTTACAACCATTGATGTTAACAAAGCAGTTGCTCATGTAGTTAAACCATGCCCCTGCAAAGAATTAGATGTTGAATGTAATCCGCGGAACTCTCAGTGCCTTGAAGGTACACGGTTGATTCCGGTGGAACTTTTAGATGTTGCCGGACTGGTACCAGGAGCCCATGAAGGCCGTGGACTGGGTAATAAATTTCTGGATGATCTCCGCCAGGCCAAGGCATTTATCCATGTAATTGATGCTTCAGGATCAACTGATGATGAAGGAAGGCCTTGTGAACCAGGAACACACGACCCCCTGGAGGATGTGGAGTTTTTAGAACACGAAATAACCATGTGGCTTTATGGAATCCTCCATAAAAACTGGAACAAAATGGTGCGCAAAGCACTCTCTGAAAAACTAGACATAGCCAAAGTAATAGCCGAACAACTCAGTGGTGCGGGTATACTAGTAGAAGACGTGCTTGAAGCTAAAAAAACTGTTTCTAAAGATTACAAGGATTGGGAAGAAGAAGATATCGTTCTTCTCCTGAATAATCTTCTTAAAATTGCTAAACCAATGCTTATTGTGGCTAACAAGGCAGATCTACCCCCAGCCAAAGAGAACATTAAACGGCTCCAGGAAAAATATGATAATGTGGTGCCAGCATCAGCTGAGGCCGAACTGGCATTAATTCGGGC
The sequence above is a segment of the Methanobacterium sp. genome. Coding sequences within it:
- the cbiE gene encoding precorrin-6y C5,15-methyltransferase (decarboxylating) subunit CbiE; its protein translation is MAKLYLIGTGPGSSDYLTVAAVQATKFVDVLVGSQRALDLFPDFHGEVLVLRAKNMDEMMEKSVSLVDGGKNVAILSTGDPGFSGVLKPILKLRDDLDLEVIPGISSLQLAAAKLQVPWDEANLLTLHGKGNSDVILDFLENGKVTIVLPDFRVEKLAQFLLENGMNPGRKIAVCERLSYPDERVFKGTVKEVASKKFSYLCVMVIY
- a CDS encoding cupin domain-containing protein, producing the protein MLIKSIDDCEYFQTSDQTTLCELLHPKNEKIKMGCSIAYALLNKGEASLPHELKTSVEIYYILEGKGVMHIDKESEEVKKGDAIYIPPGSVQWIKNNGKSLLKFLCVVTPPWKEEDEYLCD
- a CDS encoding redox-regulated ATPase YchF, whose translation is MLQIAVTGKPNVGKSSFFNAATLSEAEVAGYPFTTIDVNKAVAHVVKPCPCKELDVECNPRNSQCLEGTRLIPVELLDVAGLVPGAHEGRGLGNKFLDDLRQAKAFIHVIDASGSTDDEGRPCEPGTHDPLEDVEFLEHEITMWLYGILHKNWNKMVRKALSEKLDIAKVIAEQLSGAGILVEDVLEAKKTVSKDYKDWEEEDIVLLLNNLLKIAKPMLIVANKADLPPAKENIKRLQEKYDNVVPASAEAELALIRAAKAGFIKYVSGESDFEIMKKDELSSQQVKALEYIQKNVLQKYGSTGIQEALNQAIFSLLDMIVVFPVEDEHKLSDQKGNILPDALLIPRGSKPRDMAFLIHTDIGEGFMHAIDARSCRRVASDHVLEDGDIISIITR